GTGTAATGCAGAGAATGGTGGACTTTTCTCCTCACTAACagcatgtttttttccatttggcACAGGCATGTTAAAAAGGCCAGTGGTGTCACAAACATTACAATTCAGTATTTTGATCAGTATTCCAAAAAACCTCTGGGCAAATTGAATGTAATCGAACAGCTAACAAAGTTCTGACAAGCATTAGTCTGGAAAGAAAAGGGGAATACTATGCTAATCAGACTTGTATATCAGGCAATTAAGTTGAAATTATAAGGAGTATTTTTTATATGgaaacaacacaaaaatgttACTTCAATGCAGATCTATACAGTCCTTTTTAAATATGCAGCACAAGCATATTCCAGAAAATATCTACTATAATGTGTCTGTCTTATCCACTTTAAAATGGATGCGTTCCTAACATTAAAATTGCCTGACCCTCTTCAAGCAGCAGTTATACAAAGCCCAAAGTAAGACAGCCATAATATGTGATCTTCAGAGAGAATGATGCCACTGAAGGTTATATGGCTTTGCAAAGTATTTATCTTTAGCGCTAAAACCACTTTAAGAACAGAGGAAGTCACCAACACAGAGCAGCATAACAACATTTCAAGAGCTCCTAAGATGAATGAACTCCTTTCATACAGCTTATTTCATCCAAGTGAGCAGatcagcagcatcatgacatgTTCAGTAGTATTTACACTtcgttaaattaataaaaacaatgttaaaGCAAGTGTAAAGGTTCCTTGGAAAAGACTAGTCATTTGCCAGTTCCTTTCCTTGGAAAGACTGGGGTATTTCACGATATTCACTGGAAAAATCCTAGAAGTTCTAACACACATTCTCAAACATTACACACAGTTCTAAGCCatcgttttcatttttaattgtccTTTAAGATGCAATGTCAGTTTTGAACTTATCATGGCTGCAGTCATAATGAAACAGTCTTAAAAAAAGCTGGGCTAATTAGCTATCTAAGGACAATGCCACTCTAAAGTTCTTTCCTGTTAAGGCCATGATCAAGTAAAACTATGTAATATTATGGCAAGAAGCAgaaaagtgaattaaaaaaaacataaacaagctctacaaaaaaagaaagagttcACATTCTACTTCCATGTAGGTTTTAGAGATTTGCCTGTGGATATCCTGCTCAAGTCTTTAGACTGGACCACCGACTTCTCGGAAAAGCTGCTACCTTTGCGGGACTGCTCTCTTTTGGGAGGTGGTGTCTCACTGCGATGGGGGTTCCTGTTGGACACTCGGACACTCTGTACTCTCCTCAGTGTGCCCTGGGTGTTTTCTTCATCCCTTGGTGTGAGGGGGGTATTTTCAGTCACGGCCTTGCTCACAGGTTGCCTCTGAGACCCCGTCCTGGTGGGAGTGGCAGTTTTGGAAGGTGTTGTGGGGTTTGAATTTGGGGCCAGGTCCTTTTTCATCCTCCTGGAGGAGGAGGCCACTGTGTTCCGTGCGAAGCTGGGGGTGCTAGCCAGGGCCTTGCCATTGTGAGTGGGAGTCTGAGGCGCACTTCCTGCAGAGGCTGCCTGTGCCTGGGCCAGGGCTCTCATAGTAGAACGACACATTTTCTCCTCAGGCTTGGGCTTGGGAATGTTCCTTACAGGTTTGGCACTGGGCTTTTTCACTGAGGGGGTGCGTGTTTGTTCCCGGGCTCTACCGATGCTGGCTGTGGCTGGGGTCCCTTTCTGAACTTTGGGGTCCTCAGCAGGAAGGCTGGAACGCCGAGGAGTCCTGGGGGTGTGCTCCAATTTTCTAACTGGGGTGCTCTGGTCCCGCTGTGGGTGCCTTGTTTCAGAACTGCTGCTCTCACGGGCTGACAGCTTCTCAGTTTTCTTAACAGAACTACCTAACCTGCTCACTCGTGAAATCGGCACCACTTTCCGCAAATTTTGGCTCTCTGAAGCAGTTAGCATTCTTACAGATCGTCCGGTTCCGCTGCTTCGAGTAGCTGGCAGTTTTGACGTTGGCTTTGTTTTCAAAGGTCCTGTTTTGCTGCTGCTAACGTCTACAGTTTTCTcatctttcttttcttcagcTGCCTCACAGCTGTCAGATGCTCCCTCTTCAGTGGTGGCAGAGTGTGTGATAGAAATTGACGGATCATTTGTAGATTCCGATTCCAGGTTGAGAGAAAGTGAACTCTGATCTTTCAGATTTTCCTTACCAGGACCCAGGGCCTGGCAGTCATACTCATTGCCTTCCTTAAAAGCAAGAGAATCATCACAGATTTCAGAGTAGTCAAAGGTTACAGAACAGTCTGTTTCTGTGCGATCAACAATGTAAAAAATTGGTCTCTTGTTGGATACCAAATTATCTAAAGGCAGAGGTGTATCACATGTGGTTGATGAAACAGTGCTATTGTCCTCCTCTTCTTTTTTAGAAGAGGCTGTAAACTGGGATGATTCCATTTTCCAATCAGACTCTGTACTGGGGGAGCTCTTAGTAGAAGGAGGGGCATCATCAGGAATCTTTGACGCATCTTTGTCTATTTCTAAATCAGTCACAACAACATCTCCTTGATTTACAAAGTGCATATTATTGTTGTTTGGAGTGACAAGGTCAAATGCTTGAAGTCCTTGGACCAAAGTGTGCTTGGTCACGCTGACATTAATTTGCCCACAACTGAtgccttttgttttctgaaatacaTTCTTGTTTAGGCCATTTCTGTTCACACCAAGACTTTCTGAAACAGTAGCATAATTATTGTTACTGTTCAAAATCGGATCTTCATTGATATTTGAATTCCCATTAAATGCAACAGCAGGAATCTGGGGAGTAGATTCCTTGTCTGCACATGGGGTTGTAACTTCCTTCCCATGTAAGTGTTGGCTTTTCACACCCAGTTCGCGATTGTCATCCTGGGAATCCATCCAGGCTGTGCTCTTCCTAGCAAGGCGACTGGAGGCTCTTGGAAGGCTGTTAAACTTAGTGGGATCCTCTGCGCTGGACCCCTCCAGGAAGCTGCGGAGCTCCCGGTCGGCCATGACCGCCAGAGAGTGCCTGGAACGCTTGACGCTAGAGGAGCGGGCCAGCGGGCTGTAAGGCCGCTGCTGCAGGAAGTCCAGCAGGCCTTCTTTGGTCAGCATTTCCACATCATTCTCACTGCTGCTGCGACCGAAACCTCCGCCACGCTCCCCGCCTGCCCACGAGTGACgcttctcctccagctcccgcAGCCTCCTCTGTCTGGCAGCCTCCTTCAGGTCCCGCTCGAGGTTATcctgcagggagagggagacacGTGAGTGCACAGGACCATAGTGCGCAGGCTACTCCTTGTACCCTGGTCCCCTGAAAGAACAAAGCCACCACCACCTAATGGAAGATCTCTACCCTCAGGGGCAGGAGACTGCATTTATTTCAACGCTGCCAAGAGAACAGTTACAGCTGATAGCAAACACAACCACGAGGAGAGATAAGGCTCgggtttcctccctcagtccaaagactCATAGACTAACTGGCTTCTGAGACAACAGGCCCCAGCAAGCAGGGTTAGGCTCCGTGGCCCCCCAACCTGAATTGGATGGAGAGGCTTGaaaaagcaggtgtgagcctggtcagtacctggaagggagacctcctgggaaaaactaagattgctgctagaagaggtattagtggggccagcagggggcactcctCACtttgcggtccatgtgggtcctaatgccccagtatagtgatggggatactatactgtatgagaCGTAaagccgaggtcctgactctctgtggtcattaaaaatcccagggtgtatctcgaaaagagtaggggtgtaaccccggcgtcctggccaaatttcccattggcccttaccaataatggcctcctaaaaatccccatctatgaattggcttcattactctgctctcctccccactaatagctgatgtgtggtgagcgttctggtgcactatggctgccgttgcatcatccgggtggggctgcatattggtggtggtggaggggagtcctcattacctgtaaatcgctttcagtggagtgtccagaaaagcgctatataagtgtaagcaattattattattattattataataaatatagggTGGCTCTCTCACGAACTGTTGCGTGGCCTTCTAGAAAATGCTGGCATAAGTGTAACCAGAACCTGGATGCCCAAGCCTGAGAGCAAGGATGCTGTGCTGTCACTCAGCCAGAAACTTGTCATGTTACATATTGTCCTCTAGCACATTCACGACATGGTCACTGGacccaaacacatactgtaacacaaggATCATGGCCATCCTGCAGGAGAAGCTTCTTCCCACAGGTTTTGCAACTGTGAATACTGGCCACAACATCACAATGTAAGCTTCAGGCAGATAAGCAACTGAAATACGGCTCTTATTATCTCCCatcttttttatattctttatatTATAAGGTCATAAAACAAACTTGCCGTATAATCAAAGTTAAAAGACCTTGAGTCCTTTGACATGTTTTGGAATAGGTGCcccatgtaataaaaataataataaccagACTGCCACATCCACAGCACATAACGTATAACTTCCTCCTTCTTGCCTCTTTATGGCAGTACAATAAGTAATAAGGACCTCAGAgtagatcacatactgtagcaaaggGGGGGCTGCTCATTTTTATGACATCCTCTACGCAATAAAAAAGTCCTGAAGTCCTAGGCAGTAGACAATACGGAGCATGGAGGTGTGTATAAGTCAGCACAATACAAAAGGGTGAAATGACATACATAATATATGTACAGATACACAAAGGTACAAATAAACAGATTTACAGATAAACAAAgtactgaatatacagtatagaaagaTGCATGATGGCACACACTATATAAAGAAGAGTACAAAGTACACAATATAGAGAGAGGTGTACAGAAGACACAGAGtgctggaggaggaggtgtaAAGATTCACTGGTATGCACAGAGTGAGAGGTGAATCATTGGGGCACGCctgtggtggatgaagtggatcCCCTCCTATATGTTAAACTGTTTTTAGGATCCAATTATGACCTTCCTCAGATCCTCAGACTCTTTTCCTGCATGAGAAGTAAAACCAGCccctgtgtttattttgtacTATATAGAATACTCGTTTTGGCACCTGCATGATCCTGTCAAATGGTTCGATAttcttactttttattttattagtgtCACACTGTCAacagaagttttatttaaactgaACCTATGGAGTTCAATGGAAGAATGGAGGGATAATGACAAACAAGACAATTTTTGTCCTATAGCCAGGCGGCTGCCCCTGTACAAAACAGGTTAAGACAAAAATATATTCCACTTAAAATGCTCAATAATTATTACCAAACCTGATTCTTGAATGCTGTTATTTCTTGTGAAATGCTAAAAAACCCATGCGTAATTaagtatgtttaaaaaaacaattgatttaagtTCAGGGCTTTGATACTTTTTATCAACACAATGTATTCCTAACCAAGTCAACCTGTTGGAACCATaacatctatatactgtatattcctgcacattaatagtaatattaatggaacaaacaaactaaaaaatgcaattattttttgcCTGTCAAAACACAAGAAAGGAGAAAACACCTTCCCAGCTATCTACCTTAACAGCCTTTTTGAATTTGAGACAGAAATCCTGGAATATCTTGAAGCACTCGTCCAGTTTAAAAGTCTCTTTGTCTTCACAGAAGAAATCGATGAGAGCATTCCCTTCCTTGCGCAGTTCCAGCTGGTGCCTCTTCAGGTCCTGCAGGGTTTGCTCTGAACTCTGGAGCAAAAACAATGGCACAGCTTCTTCAGCAAGACAGCACAATGAGCTGGGAACCAAACACAACTCACACACCTCTCATCAAGCCAGGGATGCCAACATCTGTAGAAGAACTGGAGACGATGCATGGGTAGGCACTTGTGCAACTCGCATGGATCGAAAGAGGGGTATATTCATGTCCTTTTAAGGAACCCCTTACACCTTCACACGTTAAaggatttgttttcaattttaggGGGTTGACAGGTGTAGACTCAAATTCCATGCTAACATCTTTCGGCCACAGCACAACACAATTCCAGTCCAGAGAAAAATATAATCATTGAATTACTATAATTATCCCAAACAAATAGGGTAGTTGATGGTATGAAGGTCAAACATAAGATTGTGAGGCAAACAAGAAGACTTACAAAGCAGATTAAAGATAAGGAAGATGGTTATTCATTACTTTTATCCATTACAATAATTTTTGAGATACACAATTAATGCATTGTTTGCTTCGTCAGTGGTGCCAATGTTTATAGGTGAAACCCAGTGTGGTTGTGTGTTTTGTATTCACCTGTAGAAACTCATCCAACTGCTGCAACAGCTCTGTATCCTGTTGAATGTTTTCTTCAAGTGATTTAGTTCTTGTGGACAATGACTGCAACTCCACTTCAATGTTTTCCACTGATATTCTGTAAATCAGTCAAAATACAACAATTATACATTAAACATTTACATGacttagtattttaaatgatctCAGAAATCTAAtataatacaaaacttaagctctAGAACTAAACATCTATTCGTAGAATCTATTTAACACCTACGCGACTTTGTTTAAAAAGGATATATCCTGGGGGGGGTTATTTTTGCATTTGACTTACGCATGCTAGAAAATGCAAGCTTAGAGGCCAGTACTAAAAAGGGagttattatgtactgtatgttgcataaCTAACATAAACTGTTAAGCCCTTGTGTATCCAGTGAAAGATCATCAAATTATGAGGAGTCTTGTTTTGCAGTAATGGCCTTGCAAAACACTGaatgttgcagaaaaaaaacatctctgaaGTACAGTAGAGAGTAGCCAGCATCTGTGGTAATAAAGGTCTCTATCTCAGCTCTACTTTAAGTCACCCTATGTGAAGTGTCTTTCTCATATTAATCCAGTAAGGAAGGGAGCTGGCTTTACCGGGCTGCACTCTGAACATGCTGCAGCTTTTCTGGGAATTTCAGCAGGGTCTCATCTTTCTTCTGCGCTTCCTGTTtgtagaaaacagaaaacaattacTGAGTGCGGAAGAAAAACGCTTCATTTGCATGTGTGGGAAACAGCTTTGCTCTCAGGCGTGTTTTTTCCCCACCTACACAATTTCTTATTTGTACATCCAAATCCTCAAAAGCAGAGCAATGTTGAGACAAACTAGCCAGGCATTTGCAGTTCTTCACTGTTGTATATGCCGTgcgcaaaaatattttagaggTTTTAGTCCAGATACATATTATGAAATAATGGGCTTACACAATGGAAATAAATGCACAACTACAAATTTAGAGTTTATATTTCTTAacacatttcagtttttgtagCATGACATTTAGAAAAGGGACAAACACCTGAATCTCAAAATCAAaagaattaaaattattttcaacaaataGTCTTCTTTAACTTGTTGGCTCCAGCCTTTGTGGTTAACCAATTTCAAGTTAGTTTCAAACCTGACTGCGCATACTATGAGTTTGGTTAAATTTCAATGAATGAGATAGAGAGATGGGATATACATGGTGTGACTCATCTAGTTGAGGGAAAGGCAGCCTATTTGAGGCAGGACAGTCTGCACAAACCCCCTCTCAGTGCTGCGATGGTTGAGCTAAGGAGTGGCTGcatggatgtacagtagatggggTGTTGGGGAGGGGGGACGAGAGACGGATTTGCGAAGGGAAGACCTGGGTGTGAGACTTGTATACGTAGGCAAGCAGAAATGCATGAGATGAGGATCTAACTTTCCTCCTGAACTTCTGTTATAAACTCTAAATGTAACCTAAAACTGGCCTCATGGGACACTAAATGAAGGCTTGTTTCAGCCCAGAAAAGTTACATACCAGTGCAACAAAGTGTAGAAGGTTCATCCCTGGCTTGTTGGCCCTCGTGTCTGCAAGCTTGAGTAAGGATGAGAGCTTGAAGCCTACTGCATTGCCAGCATAGCCCCCCTAAACAGACATTGAGGGTAAATTACACCGGAcacacagttacagtacaaaACAGACAATTCTGAGTTTAAATTTGAggtgcagtactgtatgtcagttgCCACTTACTGCATTCATGATGTTTCCAGCCTGGAGCACTAAGTGTAGAATAGCATGTAGCTCTTCACATGTCATGAGTTCTGCAAAAAGTCATTTAAAGTGGGATTGGGTTATAAAAGTAATGATATACAGCACATTAGATTTATAGCTTAagcaatgttttatttacaaatggtCAATTTCTGCTTCTCTGGATAGAGGTTTCAGTCCTTAATCCTGTGAATAAATTAGAGGTGGGTCTTGGATAACTGAGTCATTGAAAAACACAATAACTGTAAAAACACTGGGAGTAGGATTTTGAGAAAAACAGACCAATTTTTGAAAGTATTACTGATAAATCTAGCGGCACATGTTTGTTGGACTAAAGAACTTcaacttaaattctttaaaaaaaaagaatattgtgTTATTATCCACTACAGGAAATATAGCAAGTATTAATTTgggaacattttgaaaaatctaaaattcgtattcataaaatatttgtaaagcAGTCGATGTCCTTCCTATTCACATAACCAGTGCTGTGATATACAATATGTTTGTAATTTGTTGAATATATTGAAGCCCCACAGATATAAACCTCAATATGAGGGTGTTATCAGGTCTGGCAGCAGCCATTTCTGTGAACAAGCTTATAACTGACATGGTAAAAAAATAGCTTAGGTACGGTATGGTGAAATGGTGGCACCAAGGTATTTCTACCTTGGTGCCACCATTTCACCATACCGTACCTAAGCTATTTTTTTCCAATGTCAGTTATTAGCTTGTTCACATAAATTACTGATAACACCCTCGTATTGAGGATGGTATTTAAAGGTGTTAAGAGTTTATTAATTTTGCATGTGAAACAGCTCTAAACATGACGTAAAGGACATCACACTTAAATTCACAGTTTGGAATTTCTTACTTGGATTATAACAGGATAAGTCTGGTTTCAAATAGAACGTTCAGCACCTTGGATGAGATACTGGACTACATGAAGTTATTAACATTGCAAGCTTCTTTCAAGTTTTAATTTgatatatatgtaaaaaattacaaattacaaatgcCT
Above is a genomic segment from Lepisosteus oculatus isolate fLepOcu1 chromosome 1, fLepOcu1.hap2, whole genome shotgun sequence containing:
- the fhdc1 gene encoding FH2 domain-containing protein 1 — encoded protein: MHVMNSLSLVNEKEGHHGDTPDVGLMPGHPPVTTSISESTPGAPPPPPPPAPPPPPPLGNLPPPPPPPPHEGSPAHGLRKKRRVRSFFWKTIPEEKVRGKPNIWTLAARQQQYQIDVRTIEELFGQQEEARSTAARDGHTAGSSRTAFMEPKEEVSILDSKRSMNVGIFLKQLKKSNESIIEDIRLGSSKLYGSEKLKELLKLLPESEEAKKLKAFKGDTSKLTLVDSFMYLLLQVPSFDLRIEAMVLKEEFVPTCSVLNNDIDVIRMATKELMTCEELHAILHLVLQAGNIMNAGGYAGNAVGFKLSSLLKLADTRANKPGMNLLHFVALEAQKKDETLLKFPEKLQHVQSAARISVENIEVELQSLSTRTKSLEENIQQDTELLQQLDEFLQSSEQTLQDLKRHQLELRKEGNALIDFFCEDKETFKLDECFKIFQDFCLKFKKAVKDNLERDLKEAARQRRLRELEEKRHSWAGGERGGGFGRSSSENDVEMLTKEGLLDFLQQRPYSPLARSSSVKRSRHSLAVMADRELRSFLEGSSAEDPTKFNSLPRASSRLARKSTAWMDSQDDNRELGVKSQHLHGKEVTTPCADKESTPQIPAVAFNGNSNINEDPILNSNNNYATVSESLGVNRNGLNKNVFQKTKGISCGQINVSVTKHTLVQGLQAFDLVTPNNNNMHFVNQGDVVVTDLEIDKDASKIPDDAPPSTKSSPSTESDWKMESSQFTASSKKEEEDNSTVSSTTCDTPLPLDNLVSNKRPIFYIVDRTETDCSVTFDYSEICDDSLAFKEGNEYDCQALGPGKENLKDQSSLSLNLESESTNDPSISITHSATTEEGASDSCEAAEEKKDEKTVDVSSSKTGPLKTKPTSKLPATRSSGTGRSVRMLTASESQNLRKVVPISRVSRLGSSVKKTEKLSARESSSSETRHPQRDQSTPVRKLEHTPRTPRRSSLPAEDPKVQKGTPATASIGRAREQTRTPSVKKPSAKPVRNIPKPKPEEKMCRSTMRALAQAQAASAGSAPQTPTHNGKALASTPSFARNTVASSSRRMKKDLAPNSNPTTPSKTATPTRTGSQRQPVSKAVTENTPLTPRDEENTQGTLRRVQSVRVSNRNPHRSETPPPKREQSRKGSSFSEKSVVQSKDLSRISTGKSLKPTWK